One Marivivens aquimaris genomic window carries:
- a CDS encoding pentapeptide repeat-containing protein, with protein sequence MATFAATVGTYLLLEQNKLFAEQIQTIQDQALETLYLETFDTLEQDGASTPRAEARASLFFSRLPTPQRQAVGPEVSGLVDFGRCNQVKLQSVPDRVRGLLVLDLSPSVVPTRMIDLADYRSSQGDLAGAFLSSRVSRALLDDEVISRVGGTSASDSILTNDLAKRVSISSSSFANVTWPRMIAEESQIQDSCFDGSILSDASFELASLRNVSFESADLDRANFDQGKHVNVDFSDARMRGSNLDQTVLRNVQFKGTNLAFARFGSVDENLIFENVSFEGANLSGAVITEVREWQVIGLETACTHPRWPVCIEGQGVMDLSSGDQRCNANETPEILSEILDSFFASHADLSDHLERYNSCIRSESF encoded by the coding sequence ATGGCCACATTTGCAGCCACGGTCGGAACTTACTTACTCTTAGAACAGAATAAGCTTTTCGCCGAGCAGATTCAAACCATCCAAGATCAGGCGCTTGAGACTCTTTATTTGGAGACCTTTGACACTTTAGAACAAGATGGTGCTTCGACTCCTCGAGCTGAGGCCCGTGCAAGTTTGTTCTTTTCACGTTTACCAACTCCGCAACGGCAGGCGGTAGGACCGGAAGTGTCCGGACTCGTTGATTTTGGTAGATGCAACCAAGTCAAACTACAATCGGTGCCCGATCGCGTGCGAGGTCTGCTGGTTTTGGATTTGTCGCCAAGCGTTGTGCCGACCCGGATGATTGATTTGGCAGACTATCGTAGTAGCCAGGGTGACTTAGCAGGAGCTTTTCTTTCGTCACGTGTTTCTCGCGCACTTCTGGACGACGAGGTGATCTCGCGCGTAGGCGGTACATCGGCTTCTGATAGCATACTAACGAATGACTTGGCTAAGCGAGTTTCAATTTCATCTAGCAGCTTTGCAAACGTCACATGGCCAAGAATGATTGCTGAAGAAAGCCAGATTCAAGACAGTTGTTTCGACGGCTCAATTTTGTCAGATGCTAGTTTTGAGTTAGCATCTCTCCGCAATGTTTCTTTCGAAAGTGCTGATTTGGATCGCGCCAACTTCGACCAGGGTAAACATGTTAATGTTGACTTTTCAGACGCTCGGATGCGGGGCAGCAACCTTGATCAGACAGTACTCCGCAATGTGCAGTTCAAGGGCACAAATCTGGCCTTTGCTCGCTTTGGTTCAGTTGACGAGAACTTGATTTTCGAAAACGTCTCTTTTGAAGGTGCAAATCTTTCGGGAGCCGTGATTACCGAAGTGCGAGAATGGCAGGTCATCGGGCTTGAAACCGCATGCACGCATCCCAGATGGCCAGTCTGTATAGAAGGACAGGGTGTAATGGACTTGTCCTCTGGCGACCAACGCTGCAACGCGAACGAAACCCCAGAAATTCTGTCTGAGATTTTGGACTCTTTCTTTGCCAGCCATGCCGATTTGAGTGATCACCTAGAACGCTACAATTCTTGCATACGCTCCGAGAGCTTCTGA
- a CDS encoding DUF1330 domain-containing protein produces MKMMIKRPAAILAGAIFGFSASFAAADESNVSTPAYLLANLYVEDFETYTSDYANHLGPLLADVGAEVLVVAPAVTKLEGDNGANLTIVVRFPSMDAAEMYFSTDNYSALRPARIATTDGDVSTLVLAPGFNPQSD; encoded by the coding sequence ATGAAAATGATGATCAAAAGACCCGCAGCAATTCTGGCGGGCGCCATCTTCGGTTTCTCCGCCTCGTTCGCCGCAGCCGACGAAAGCAACGTCTCGACACCGGCCTACTTGCTGGCCAACCTCTACGTCGAAGACTTCGAGACTTACACCAGCGACTATGCCAACCACCTTGGCCCCTTGCTGGCCGATGTCGGCGCGGAAGTGTTGGTTGTCGCGCCTGCAGTCACAAAGCTCGAGGGCGACAACGGCGCGAACCTGACGATCGTTGTTCGCTTTCCCAGCATGGACGCGGCCGAGATGTACTTCAGCACGGACAACTACTCTGCTCTACGCCCTGCACGGATCGCGACAACAGATGGGGACGTCTCCACGCTTGTCCTGGCACCGGGGTTCAACCCTCAGTCCGATTGA
- a CDS encoding SDR family oxidoreductase yields MTRIRNNTVVVTGASRGIGEAAARYFAKAGAKVVLSARNEARIRDIAEDIAAKGGIALAIRCDVSQAADVERLMTEVRARTGAIDVLVNNAGTIDPIARLADSDPQAWGQIVDVNLKGVYHGLRYAIPWMVESGGGTILNISSGAATSALEGWSHYCATKAAVLSLTRVAHKEYGPQGVRVIGLSPGTVATDMQVSIRTSGINPVSQLDPNVHIPPEWVAKALLWLCGPDADPHLGTDFSIKTNEGRAAVGLALAD; encoded by the coding sequence ATGACCCGGATCAGGAACAACACAGTCGTAGTCACCGGTGCGAGCCGAGGCATTGGCGAGGCTGCGGCGCGGTATTTTGCGAAAGCGGGTGCGAAGGTCGTTCTGTCCGCGCGGAACGAGGCGCGCATCCGCGATATCGCAGAAGACATCGCGGCGAAGGGCGGCATAGCGCTGGCGATACGTTGTGATGTCAGCCAAGCGGCAGATGTCGAGCGGCTGATGACCGAAGTGCGTGCAAGAACCGGCGCGATCGACGTGCTTGTCAACAACGCGGGCACGATTGACCCGATTGCGAGACTTGCAGACAGCGACCCGCAGGCGTGGGGGCAAATCGTGGATGTGAACCTCAAGGGCGTCTATCACGGCCTGCGCTACGCCATCCCTTGGATGGTCGAGTCCGGTGGCGGCACGATCCTCAACATCAGTTCCGGGGCGGCGACAAGCGCCCTTGAAGGGTGGAGCCACTATTGCGCCACCAAGGCGGCTGTCCTGTCGCTCACGCGTGTCGCGCACAAGGAGTATGGCCCTCAAGGTGTCCGGGTCATCGGGCTGAGCCCCGGCACGGTCGCAACTGACATGCAGGTATCGATACGCACCTCTGGCATCAACCCGGTAAGCCAGCTTGATCCTAATGTGCATATCCCACCGGAATGGGTGGCCAAAGCCTTGCTCTGGCTATGTGGACCCGACGCCGACCCACATCTTGGGACCGACTTCTCTATCAAGACAAATGAAGGGCGAGCCGCTGTAGGCCTCGCCTTGGCCGATTGA
- a CDS encoding LysR family transcriptional regulator, with amino-acid sequence MNINDLKIVSLVAEQGSFAAASRVLSVDPSSVSRTVAAVEARLGLRLFRRSTRSLSATEEGKIYLSRLRPLLDELDQAQDAAREVSRRPSGTLRLTASVAFAHKCIVPHLSDFQALYPDIALEILPSDANLDLTANAIDLAIRLAPSPSGDLVSTKLMGTVYRVIASPEYLSRSGPLSKPEDLQAHNCLRFALPEFRTRWRFRSGGDAPTDVPVSGNLIIANALSLRQAALNGLGPALLADWLINDDIARGTLVDLFPDTDCTATEFDTAAWALYPSRSYLPSKVRVAIDFLREKLR; translated from the coding sequence ATGAATATCAACGACCTCAAGATTGTCTCGCTCGTAGCAGAGCAGGGAAGCTTCGCCGCGGCATCCCGTGTTCTGTCCGTCGATCCGTCCTCGGTCTCGCGGACAGTGGCGGCTGTCGAGGCCAGATTGGGTCTGCGGCTGTTTCGGCGCTCCACTCGTTCATTGTCCGCTACCGAAGAGGGCAAAATCTATCTCAGTCGGCTACGACCTTTGTTGGACGAGCTGGATCAGGCCCAAGACGCCGCCCGCGAAGTCTCCCGCCGACCATCGGGCACCTTGCGCCTGACCGCCTCGGTCGCCTTTGCGCACAAATGCATCGTGCCGCACCTTTCAGACTTTCAGGCGCTCTATCCCGATATCGCGCTCGAAATCCTGCCAAGCGACGCTAACCTCGACCTTACGGCAAACGCGATCGATCTTGCGATCCGGCTCGCTCCGTCCCCGTCCGGCGACCTTGTCAGTACAAAGCTGATGGGCACGGTTTATCGGGTCATTGCATCGCCAGAGTATCTTTCCCGCTCCGGGCCCCTGTCGAAACCAGAGGACCTGCAGGCCCATAACTGCCTGCGATTCGCACTGCCAGAATTTCGAACCCGCTGGCGCTTTCGGTCCGGTGGGGACGCGCCGACGGACGTCCCGGTGTCAGGAAACCTGATCATCGCGAATGCCTTGTCGCTTCGACAGGCCGCGCTCAATGGCCTCGGCCCAGCCTTGCTGGCCGATTGGTTGATCAACGATGATATCGCGCGAGGAACGCTTGTGGACCTTTTTCCGGACACCGATTGCACAGCAACGGAATTCGATACAGCGGCCTGGGCCCTGTATCCCTCGCGCAGCTACCTGCCCAGCAAAGTGCGCGTTGCGATCGACTTCTTGCGTGAGAAGTTGAGGTAG
- a CDS encoding SDR family NAD(P)-dependent oxidoreductase yields the protein MEIQDSIVLVTGANRGVGQEYVAQLIKTGAAKVYACARNPDSLGATVALDPGRVVPLQLDVTDSGSVEAAAQAAGDVNLLINNAGSLTFGGALEATDAGLATDMAVNNDGLRRMTQAFTPIIEANGGGAVVNMLTLLSFVSAPGFAGYNASKAAAWSMAMSLRAYLRPKGIQIINAFPAGIDTDMLAGVDAPKDSPEAVVRDVLAAVVAGHEDVYPASAADVFDAWRTDQKSVEAAFGEMM from the coding sequence ATGGAAATCCAAGACTCAATCGTTCTTGTCACGGGCGCCAATCGCGGCGTCGGACAGGAATATGTGGCTCAACTGATCAAGACCGGGGCTGCGAAAGTCTACGCCTGTGCGCGCAATCCGGACAGCCTTGGCGCCACGGTTGCCCTCGACCCGGGCCGCGTTGTCCCGCTTCAGCTTGATGTCACGGATTCTGGTTCCGTTGAGGCTGCTGCACAAGCGGCAGGCGATGTCAATTTGCTCATCAACAACGCGGGCTCCCTGACATTTGGCGGTGCTCTTGAGGCGACCGATGCCGGGTTGGCCACGGATATGGCGGTCAACAACGACGGCTTGCGCCGCATGACACAAGCCTTCACGCCGATCATCGAGGCCAATGGCGGTGGGGCTGTGGTCAACATGCTGACGCTTCTGTCATTCGTCAGTGCGCCGGGCTTTGCGGGCTACAACGCATCGAAGGCAGCGGCATGGTCGATGGCCATGTCCTTGCGTGCCTATCTGCGGCCCAAAGGCATCCAGATCATAAACGCGTTTCCTGCTGGCATCGACACCGACATGCTCGCGGGCGTCGACGCCCCCAAGGACAGCCCCGAGGCCGTCGTGCGCGATGTTCTGGCCGCCGTCGTCGCGGGCCATGAGGACGTCTACCCGGCATCCGCAGCGGATGTCTTCGATGCTTGGCGCACCGATCAGAAATCTGTCGAGGCCGCCTTTGGAGAGATGATGTGA